From the genome of Venturia canescens isolate UGA chromosome 11, ASM1945775v1, whole genome shotgun sequence:
aattcgagcaagtttttctttatatgtaccacccttgttcagttgttgtgcccagcgtcgtaactgccgtatggattttacagatttgtatttttgtttgacggtttcaacactgtaattcttttttttaccagatctccaatattcaacagctttttttttataatcatagctcagctcatcgtcaccagaacaagcgtcggaatcgacatcatcatccttttgccatatcatatcttcaacagcaattgcttcgaactctttaaatggttcttgaaaatcaagagtttcttcctgtatcatctcaatcccgttgtaatcttgcatagaatcgattaaaattttttcgaaattctccttcatctctatttctgcattattaacaggagtttgtgcaatgttcatagcttcaaatgtagccagtaacaatttgataacgttgattgggttgactttcatgctggtaaaagtagtaggcacaatacaccaaaagcacagaaaaagcacgcacgatttggagctcactcaaaaatgcactagtacaatgctaatggttaccgccttcgaaaataagtatcgaaagaaaaaaatatttattaatctcacgatgcctgataacgtttttatctgatgcatgactcaagaatattcggaatgactaatgttattcggtgtgtgagaatgccaaaaatatcaggtgatcataactacttgataacatttttatctagcacaaacaccgggatcatatgtctacgcctctatttttccgccaaagttatgaaagtgttttatagaggcatttttatctgtagcatggtacctattcatttacgtgcagtttacaagctttctatgatcaccgaaaaagtagttgtgagaacttccccccccccccccccccccccgccaaaccgacaccatccaggtcaatacgagttttatatgttcctaaaattattaaatttgtaatttcgatgcagagcaaccaaattgaacgaaatgcagggagaaattttgaaatagcgaataaagaggaaaatcgagtgggggagattcacccattcagagtcttgtattgacttcgatacgtcagaaaatcttgattcgaaactattataatatttcgaatcagcaaaaacatgtaaaacagaaataaaccacctacggtacgaaaattcaaaaaaggggtagttcacccccttaagactgctattttgcaaaaatgcaaaaacacgtgaactttattttcatgttttcatggaaatagaacccgtttcattccttcatattcgttcctttttattgtggcgtgagatatataagaatgtaagggtggttaaccccctgtttttttttttttttttcgtgcacagggtgaacttttcatcacttcagataagaaacattttggttttggttttatcaaaatcagttgagtgcttgctggtgaaactgcaaaatcaccccctgacatgccttactttcaagggtggtttcaccccttaaaaccgtttttccgccgataaaaaaaaatacgtgtctcttactttcgaatgctctttcacatacagcagtttcaagaaaatcggagggggacaccaaagtgatgttccttgttaGTGAGCGTTTCGTATTTGCAGCTTGAAATTTGCAgttcgaatatttttgagaTCGATCGACCTCGTCTTCGTAAAACTGCACTCGAGTTGCACAATTGTTCCAAAGATTAGATAGTACTCAAAAGGTGCTGTGAGTCACTCTCAGTACTGAGAATGAATTATTCATCATGCAAAGCTCTGATTTTGGtggaaaatttcacgaaactgCCACCAGGATTTTCAAGGTCAATGAGCAGCTGCCAAAGACTCACTGCCCCACCAGACGCTCCGGCCAATCAGAGCTTTCGTTGAAGAGTGCAGCGCCACCAAGCGAGTGCCAAAACATCATTATCCCTTCTCCCCGATACCTACTCGAAAAGCCTTAAGAAAGCCAGCATCCTGTTTTTCATCGAATCTCGATTCAGTAGACAGTTGACAGCAGCATTTGAGAGTTCGATTGTTGACTTTACggtaaatatttactttattcacttttcctaaaaagcatggaaaattatttttcgagcattattaacaataaaaaataatatcgcgATCAATTTTAGGGAGGGGAAAggtacaaaaaccaaaaaaaaaatattttgaaaaagtccgGAAGAAACTTCAGTTTCTTCGCTATATTCAAAGATGCGTTCCGGAGTCACCCAACAACGATTGTTTGTTGCTACAAATACAATAGAATAATATGAACGATAGTAAAGTTTACGTAGTATCAttcaatggaatgaaaaaaaaagtaaacaaaggCATAATCTTCGCGTGTCTGGCCACAAAGTATGAATGTCAATGATTTCAATTTGAACAATATATACGGAATAATCATGTGTGACGGGTGTTCCTTGTCGCTTACAGAAGCaatcgttaaatttcaaacggAATCTGAAAGTATaacttttttggaaaatctCGGGGTGTTTGAACGGGAAGTGATCCTGCCgtgctcgataaaaaaataacagatTTTGGCGTTGCCAAAAACAGTTTACAAactaaggaataaaaaaatcatatgttgttttttcccgtttttcctccttaaaattaatcgcgataatattttttatttataataatgctcggatgtgtgtgcggaatcgttggatgGGTTTGAATATAGggaagaaactgaaatttctttcggactttttcaatatatttttttttttttttttcgtttttgtaccttccccctccctaaaattgatcgcggtattattcgttattgataataatgctggaaaaaaattttaagactATTTTGAGCAAaagtgaataaagtaaatatttaccaaatCAGCAAATATTATCAAGTGTTTGATCTTTCGTTGTAGGAGCTGATATAGCCAAGATGAATGTGAATGTTAATAACCACGACATTGTGAACTTCAGCATGCTTTCAAGCAATGGAAATTTTATATGTCTCGCCgcaaaaatggaaaatgaaacattttttgtttggatTAATCCTCCGGAGCTGTCTTCAACGACACCAAGATTGTGGCGGAATCTTGGATATGAATGGCGTCATGGCAAATTGTACTGGAGAAATAAACAACTGCCGACTCAATCATTATCAATGGCATTAGGCACGTTTTTGGTATTTCTTTCGGCCTCAGAGAGAGGAGTTATACTCGTTGATCATTCTTCGGAATCTGCAATCATAAACCTTCTTAAAGCCATTCAAGACACGGAATCAGCTGATATGTTTCGGAATATTATTGTCGGCTTCGCAGATTCTCTTTTGATTTTAAGAGCCAAATACCATGATCGGAAACACTTAAATCAATTCAGTTTGCCGAATCTATCAAAAGATCTACTTGGGAAAGCATATACAGGAGCAATCACCGACGTTTCATGCTCTTTGGATATTATGGCAGAGCTTACAACTCGAATCATAGAACCATCTGACTACGAAGGATTCATTACATCTTACGAAGAAGCCGTCAGTAATGAAACTATAGCAGAAGTATAGACTATATCTGTTGGTTCTAAAACATCGACGTTgtgaaatcaatatttttgtattattgattgacgaataaaatattaactGGTCTATAAAATTGCGATCTCTGAGTTTGGATATATGAacttattttcatgattacTCTCAggtattgaaaattatttttaaaatttattatgtcaacttgaaaatcgaaaatgaaaataacgaaaatattatttcctcGAGTTGCGccgaattgattttttcaatgataaaacATCAAACGTTCTGAGAGTGATATGTATGTATTATTGATTGACAAATAAAATGTTAACTGCTCTATAAAATTGCGAACTGTGTTTactaatttattatttataattacttccaatttctcaatatgagaattattattaaatttattaaatccgaaatgaaaataacgaaGATATTATctattcgagtttttttttcaatgttctgCGTTTAGTATCTACCAGGTTTgtatttttcgggttttcaaAATCTACGTtgtgggatttttttttagaattgaTGATATTGGATATTGTACTTTGGGACGTTTAACTTTTTATCCATATCCAGCTGCCAAAGACTCACTGCCCCTACAATGACGCTCCGACCAATCACAGCTTTCGTTGAAGAGTGCGGCGCCTCTTCAACGAAATTACTGAAAATTGGgatttgagtgaaaaaaatcagcaagtGTTATCAAGTGTTCGATCTTCCACCGCAAAAGATAACCAGGATGGATTTGGACTTGAATGTCAATGATTACAACATCGTGAACTTCAGCTTGTTTTCAGAACCAGTGCATGGAGATTTGGTGTATCTTGGAGCAAAAATggcaaatgaaatattttttgtttggatTAAACCTCCGGGATTGCTTTCAAAGATATCAGAATTTTGGCGAGATCATATGAATGGCGTGGTGGTGAATTGTatttacgaaataaaaaactgccAACTGTGTCACTAAAGATTGCTCTGAGGATGTTTCATACATTCCTCTCGATGTTAGAAAGGAAAGTGATCCTCGTTAGTCATTCTTCGGAATCTGAAGTCATGTGCCTCCTacgattcatttttcaagataCGGGGGAGCAGCTAATATGTTTCGACGTACCGTATTCGGCTTCGCAGATTCTTTTCTGATTCTAAGAGGCAAATACCGTGATCGGAAACACTACAATCAATTCAGATTGCGGATTCCATCAAGAGATCTACTTGGGAAAGAATATACAAGAGCCCTCGACGACATTCCATATACGCTTTGGATATCTTGTCAGAACTTACAACTCGAATCTTAAAACCATCTGACTTCAAAGGGTTCGTTACTACCTACGAAGAAGCTCTCAGAAATTAAACTATAGAATAACTATAGACTGTATCCGATGGTTCTAGAACATCAACATTCTGTGACCGATTTCTTTGTATTATTCattgacgaataaaattttaactggaGCAAAAAGTCTCCAAGTCTGAACTCGGTTTTACAAACTTATTCATAATTACATAATTCAAAATCCTAATTGACAGTAACAGAAATAATATTCCTTTGAgtgattttaatttttttctctttgcctaattgaatttgaattttgacaaatcgactttttaaaatcttttattttcaacgctATGCGTTCAGTTTATGTCAGACAAACGGTGATATTGGATATTGTACTCAGGAATGTTTAACTATTTATTTATGCAGTGCATGTTCGGATCATACCTGACAAAGTCACGATAGTCTTTACTAAGaattcatttcgaatttcctttgttcaaagcttttattttattcgccTATCGTATtctattttcttaaaaaatgattttcttttattataaatGAATTGTTATCAACTGTTTGTCGTCAAATTATCGTCGTATTTGATATcatttttagagaaaaaaaaatccacatcAGTTTCAAAGCATATGCATCGTTGACAAAGTAATGGTTACAGCAATTATTTCTATTAGTTTAaggcattattttcaataatttgttAAAGATCAATTATTCCAAGACGAACTGGCAGCAACGTAAATAATGAGCCATGATAATGGACTTGGGTTGACAGCACCTCAAAATCGAAGTGTTTGTTGACGAACATCggtccgaaaaaaaaatgtcgctaAGATAGGGAGCGCTTGCGCCGTCTATTGctaaatcattattttcaaggcACCAAAAGttagtaattttttcaactccgtGACATGATTTTATATAATATactgaaaaatgtttggaaCATTTCGACAAACGTAATGTGATGAGCACACCAAATAGTCCAactttgcgatttttttctaaataactGTACTGTGgatcgtttgaaaatttgacaagttaattagtaaaggGATCGTGAAcgttgacaaaaaatttcatctcagTGACATCGTTTCGTCCTGACTCCGCGCAACaaccttaatgataaacgtgACATGTGTGATTGTTGATCCttcttttctttgtttttaagGTAGGCTTTTAAGGTCCTTAAGGTAAGTTGAGAAAAGCTTTGGCTTAGGCTCTCGCCGAGGCGGTGAGGAAGAAAATTCTCTATTCACATTCACTATAATTTACGTTTAAACGAAAATATTGTGGCGCAATAAATATACCGCCGCAAATATTATCGAATTCAAGGTTTCGAATACCAAGGTTTCTTCTACAATCTACGTCTTTCTTTTGTTGATAAGGTATTTTCTAGTAGAATTCAATATTGATAGACATGTttgaacagttttttttttatcttcaaagTATTTATTTTAAGGCAGCTGCTACCAACACACTGAAGCATTCCGAGACACCTTTTTGCTCCCCAAGACGTGATGTTCCTATAAAACGCAGCTTTCCTTCGAGTGCTCAGGCAGAATGATAAAAGAAGCGGCAAAATAAGTTTGCTTTCGTGGAATTGTGAAATATCGCTTTCTAGTCTTAGTCGAACATCCAACGTAATTATCACTGAGGCAACAGGCAATTTTCCGAAAGTAAGTTGCTTCAAATATACACTTGACCAGAATTTTATGTTGAAGAAGAGAATTAGATGCGATCAAGTTTTGGTCGACCCTTGACTtgtgaaaattgtattttctacAATTACCATTTTTGACCTGAAAATATTGACGTTACTATGGCATCATTTTGAAAcggttcaattaaaaaaactgaCTTTGTTACTGTTACTCACACATTATTAGCAAATGGATCGATTTTTgtccaaatttgaaaaaaaaaaaacatcatacCACGTACTATGGTATGAGAACATGTATTTTATGGTGGCAAAAGCcgataataattaaaattttggtaaattcgaaatttatgaATTCCTAAAAATATGTCGAATCAGGGCTGCAGCTGAAATCTTCttctttcgatgtgtgtgcgaaatCGTTGGGTGAATCTGAAACACCTTGCTTATATTtcgtcttttcattttttccctccccTTCGGGATTTTGTTTTAAATTCATGAAACGTTTACTTCTCTCCTCCCTACGAAATTGAtcgtgataaaaaatgttgaaaaacacaATTCAAAGCAAAGGTCATGCGTCAACGTAATGATGCTtgttacaaagaaaaaaaaatcagtccgACTGGTTTAATCAAATTCTAGCTATCAGTGAACTGGTTCGAGTCGAAAGAAAATTAGCAGGAAACTGTAAATTCGAAGTTGGTTCAAATAGTTTCCGGGGATTCGTTACCAGTTTAATTTTCACGAGTCATCAAACCGAAACCGAATGATGATCGATCCAAAAtgatgaatagaaaaaattaaaatctaaagaaaaacagaaaattctgGGGCTCCGTCGACAAATAGTAGGCTGAtaataagaaaagaaaaaaaacagtttttcacgAAGCCTGGGACATGTCgcaacgatcgattttctcGACTAATCGAAATTATCATTATTGCTTTTCCAGGCTCCTTTTAACGCCGAAAATTAAGATTTAAACCGAACAGTAAGATGAGAGACCTTAAGCATCTGCTTTTACTTGCCTTCGCAATAATAAACGGCATCGGAGGGTCACATTCGCAGAAACCTCCTTTAGGCGAAGGCACAAAAGTGTGCGGTAATAACGATTCATTTCGCAAAAACGTCAAAATCAATTACAAAAACGAAGAAGGGAAATGGCTATTTCGTCAGCCCTCGGTCAAGGTCTTCAAGGACCTTTTTATTCAGGAGCAGTATGCTCCTCTGGATAGTCACGCGATCCACGATGGTGGAGTTTCCTTGGAGATGTGCAACAGTCTCGAGGATTTGTTTCGAGCTCATTTCCGTCAATTTCAGTTCGAAGGGTTGGAGAAGCCTTGGCAAATTTTCACTAACGGTTGGTCCGACGATGACACTGCTGAATATTTCGGAATCCCGCATCGGTACTTGAACAACGTGAATTTTTGTTACCTTCTTGTAACGATTCAAAAAGAACGTGACAGTAAACAGCTTTGGGGCTCGATAGAGGATTATAAAGTGGACGACTCTGTTGCCACTGAAGTGAACAACATCGACGCAAGCTGCGACGTCCAAACGAGGAACAGAATTTCCAGCTTTCTCAGTGACGTTGGCTCCCATTACATTCACTCTTACACTACTGGAAATACCCTTTATCAGGTGAGAACGCGCtgatattacattttttccgattttttaaaactttttttattggttcaacattttttcttcattcaaaatctatttgtttttaattaataatattattagttattattctcaattattcatataattaataattaattaatattttaaaaataaaatttatcaaacgtcGTACTAAAAATATTGTATTCAGTCTGTCTGTTTGCTGGTCTCAAacatgaaaatacgaaaatggaAGGAAACCATCGAGCGAAGTTAAGGGGGGTCTTGctttaggaagtaaaaaaatccattgttttcgggaaCGTTTTTAGATAGACGCGAAAATAACTCATCGTAGCGAACTTTTTGGTACGTTTCTAAGATATTTCAAGGGCacaaagacatttttttaatgtgtcaaatactaatttgtacatggttcaTGTGCTAAGTTTCATTGTCGAAGTTCCTCAGgtgcgtacaatgtggagatcgttattattatctgcaacaaaaattccaattttgtttttcattttcatgtattttcctTCATCATGAACCTGcaaaaccccaaaaaaattgtgaaattttatattttcagagAACTGAAAAAAGAACGtttctaaagaagaagaatatcacttcaaagtgctgtaaatatagaatttcacaatattttttgtgtgCACAAACGTACATTTTGAAAGTGCACGTACAagttagtatttctcacactaaaaaaaaagtttttgtgctcttgaaaaatatccttgaaactatatcGAAAAGTTCGCCATCGTGAATTGTTTCTGTTTATctaaaacaatcgatttttttgactttctgaaGCAGGGCCCCCCTTCAAATAAAGTTTTACTGAAGAATGTTAAATACCTAAAACTTATTGGGTTCCCACCAGGCACGCTAGTTTAGTCAACGAGATTGCTTTCCAAGTATATTTTCCGTCaacataatacattttattgatGGCTTTCTGTAATTAGATGATCTCATGGAATGATGTTATTGTGCTTTCTCTTGCAGGTCTTAGTTTACCCAAAATCTGTTTACAATTCCTTCACTATGGAACCTTCCAAAGATAGATTCGTAAGAAATTTGGCAAAAGATTACGAGCGAACTGAATACCATGGAACTATAAAAACAGCTAGTGGAAATCGCACCGTCGAAGCTTGGGCGCATCAACATTTACACGTTAATCATTATGCTAATCCTTTCGATGTGTTGTACGATTACGTGTATTGGAATCGAACGAAGTTTCAACAGCTGAGTAGGCAGCTCGAGGAGGAAGTTATCGTCCAGTTGAATCTCCGATCGACGCTTCCATTGTTCAAAGAACGTGCTCAACGCAACTGCGTTCAGGAAGTTCTTGATGACGAATTGAAT
Proteins encoded in this window:
- the LOC122418091 gene encoding torso-like protein isoform X1, whose amino-acid sequence is MRDLKHLLLLAFAIINGIGGSHSQKPPLGEGTKVCGNNDSFRKNVKINYKNEEGKWLFRQPSVKVFKDLFIQEQYAPLDSHAIHDGGVSLEMCNSLEDLFRAHFRQFQFEGLEKPWQIFTNGWSDDDTAEYFGIPHRYLNNVNFCYLLVTIQKERDSKQLWGSIEDYKVDDSVATEVNNIDASCDVQTRNRISSFLSDVGSHYIHSYTTGNTLYQVLVYPKSVYNSFTMEPSKDRFVRNLAKDYERTEYHGTIKTASGNRTVEAWAHQHLHVNHYANPFDVLYDYVYWNRTKFQQLSRQLEEEVIVQLNLRSTLPLFKERAQRNCVQEVLDDELNNSMFSGKNPT
- the LOC122418091 gene encoding torso-like protein isoform X2, whose protein sequence is MRDLKHLLLLAFAIINGIGGSHSQKPPLGEGTKVCGNNDSFRKNVKINYKNEEGKWLFRQPSVKVFKDLFIQEQYAPLDSHAIHDGGVSLEMCNSLEDLFRAHFRQFQFEGLEKPWQIFTNERDSKQLWGSIEDYKVDDSVATEVNNIDASCDVQTRNRISSFLSDVGSHYIHSYTTGNTLYQVLVYPKSVYNSFTMEPSKDRFVRNLAKDYERTEYHGTIKTASGNRTVEAWAHQHLHVNHYANPFDVLYDYVYWNRTKFQQLSRQLEEEVIVQLNLRSTLPLFKERAQRNCVQEVLDDELNNSMFSGKNPT